One window of the Anopheles cruzii chromosome 2, idAnoCruzAS_RS32_06, whole genome shotgun sequence genome contains the following:
- the LOC128277815 gene encoding guanine nucleotide-binding protein subunit beta-like protein 1 — translation MALLPPDPVFCLKPLEPTSYYSLCFRTPEHLYAGTAKGTVQLWELQTNRTSYQLSVGSSAVLNLAHTDDALLTQEKDGAVKLWALADGDYVLRHEISTEHIGFCRMAHDAPSGTVIIPGEGSAISVLCAKTFSETMRFTPPPPSTSASATTAATGSPYGSVMCFRPIELQSQRYLLAGYESGALVLWDYRTGRPVAGETVQLRTADGDCLFTVDYDPVTNRGVAGGSSDRLFIFSIDRKTQQVARKMEITIKNPGIHRVTIRPDLKVFASAGWDGRIRIFSWKSLRPLAVLTEHKGELLDIGYSNGKVTMWNAPIMAAAGTDGQISLWDLYK, via the coding sequence ATGGCCTTACTACCACCGGATCCGGTTTTCTGCCTGAAACCGCTCGAACCTACCTCCTACTACTCGCTGTGCTTCCGCACACCGGAACATCTGTATGCCGGCACCGCGAAGGGCACCGTCCAGCTGTGGGAACTACAGACAAACCGTACCTCGTACCAGCTGTCGGTGGGCAGCAGTGCCGTCCTCAACCTGGCCCACACCGATGACGCCTTACTGACGCAGGAGAAGGACGGAGCGGTGAAGCTGTGGGCGCTGGCCGATGGCGACTACGTGCTGCGCCATGAAATTTCGACCGAACACATCGGCTTCTGTCGGATGGCGCACGATGCCCCGTCCGGCACTGTGATAATACCCGGCGAAGGATCGGCCATCAGTGTGCTGTGTGCCAAAACGTTCAGCGAAACGATGCGAttcacaccaccgccaccgtcaacGAGCGCCTCCGCgaccactgccgccaccggttcTCCGTATGGCTCTGTTATGTGCTTCCGGCCGATCGAACTGCAAAGCCAACGGTACCTGCTGGCGGGCTACGAGTCCGGTGCGCTGGTCTTGTGGGACTATcgcaccgggcggccggtTGCTGGAGAAACGGTCCAGCTGCGGACGGCCGATGGCGACTGTCTGTTCACGGTGGACTACGATCCCGTCACGAACCGCGGTGTGGCCGGTGGATCATCGGACCGGCTGTTCATTTTCTCGATCGACCGCAAAACGCAGCAAGTGGCCCGGAAGATGGAGATTACCATCAAGAACCCGGGCATTCACCGGGTCACCATCCGACCGGATCTGAAGGTGTTCGCCAGTGCCGGCTGGGACGGACGGATTCGAATCTTCTCTTGGAAAAGCCTGCGGCCGCTGGCCGTGCTAACGGAACACAAGGGCGAGCTGCTGGACATCGGCTACTCGAACGGCAAGGTGACGATGTGGAACGCACCGAtcatggccgcggccggcacCGATGGGCAGATTTCGCTATGGGATCTGTACAAATGA
- the LOC128278449 gene encoding sine oculis-binding protein homolog B — protein MAAASSATSSSPPQIKVKKELCSDNDTIKELAETAMNDILGWYGYDSVDRLELPANSLASSSRGTHDEEPPTPRLHANSDALSTTMTSPGSPSSKPHATDGSNLLAKAKHQQQQQVQAQVAHGESSTSEKDSSRESSKSPMMMMKILDKPEQICQWCRKVIPAHQTGILGTTEGMIFCTEACFSQSRRASFKRAKTCDWCRHVRHAVSYVDFQDGASQLQFCSDKCLNQYKMQIFCNETQAHLEMNPHLKERGSSAGSLITPELWMKNCKSCSMSPVSDRSVDSLSPAPSELPLLRSSSPEPPSPTRLPVPKKPLISVAPPSKLLSKTLATALSRSSPKGSRKRRPSHRPQAMSSIAATAVSSKRASVTLQSDPAGVAAARDSVLVGSFNNNNNNVPNNNLRSSSGSPASGMKPCPSSSSVVVMSPNVQDLRMLAKKHPVFGDGREPPLGGVLAGPPPPQFLAPPLNLIRPPGFFPLNPALRFNGGPPGLVPPMPPPPSPLPGGGPPPGHRPPPAPGLLGFGAAAAAPPVTILVPYPIIVPVPLPIPIPIPVIDFLKAALPPSDDAKASQHVETVAPQKEPETGEDTVVDSDGPLDFTVTGVGKGQDERRTLPDAGAALLLEPEPATIETEPRSDPVFPRFKRLEMVRQDSEGSSAERTVTTVVAPPPEPAVNDDEEEDMERERKELVERSRPLRKRKRLVVQQHLQIEPPRSQQQPGDPLLMGDGGVEQVPAEEQ, from the exons GAACTGGCTGAAACGGCCATGAACGATATCCTCGGCTGGTACGGGTACGACAGTGTCGATCGGCTGGAGCTGCCGGCCAACAGTTTGGCGTCTTCGTCGCGAGGAACGCACGACGAAGAACCACCGACGCCACGGTTGCATGCGAACAGCGACGCGCTCAGCACGACGATGACGTCCCCCGGCTCGCCGTCTTCGAAGCCCCACGCAACGGATGGCTCAAACCTGCTGGCCAAAGCCAAA catcaacagcagcagcaggtccagGCTCAGGTTGCGCACGGCGAAAGCTCCACGTCCGAGAAGGACAGCTCGAGGGAAAGTTCCAAGagcccgatgatgatgatgaaaatacTGGACAAACCGG AGCAGATTTGCCAGTGGTGCCGCAAGGTGATCCCGGCGCACCAGACCGGCATCCTCGGCACGACGGAAGGCATGATCTTCTGCACCGAGGCGTGCTTCTCGCAGTCGCGCCGGGCGTCCTTCAAGCGGGCCAAAACGTGCGACTGGTGCCGGCACGTGCGCCACGCCGTCAGCTACGTTGACTTCCAGGACGGCGCCTCGCAGCTGCAGTTCTGCTCGGACAAGTGTCTCAACCAGTACAAGATGCAAATCTTCTGCAACGAAACCCAGGCCCACCTGGAGATGAATCCGCACCTGAAGGAGAGGGGCTCGTCGGCGG GAAGTCTCATAACGCCCGAGCTGTGgatgaaaaactgtaaaaGCTGCTCGATGTCGCCGGTgtccgatcggtcggtggacTCACTGTCGCCGGCCCCGTCCGAGTTACCGCTCCTTCGCTCCTCCTCACCGGAACCACCATCTCCGACGCGTTTACCGGTGCCCAAAAAGCCGCTCATTTCCGTCGCCCCGCCATCGAAGCTGCTCTCGAAGACGCTCGCGACCGCGCTGAGCCGCTCTAGTCCGAAGGGTTCCCGCAAACGGCGACCCAGCCACCGACCGCAAGCAATGAGctccatcgccgccaccgctgttAGTTCCAAACGAGCATCGGTCACCCTTCAATCCGACCCCGCCggcgtcgccgccgctcggGATTCGGTCCTGGTCGGTagcttcaacaacaacaacaacaacgtgcCCAACAATAATCTGCGCTCTTCGTCCGGGAGTCCCGCGTCCGGGATGAAACCGTgcccctcgtcgtcgtcggtggtcgtcaTGTCGCCCAACGTGCAGGATCTGCGAATGCTCGCGAAAAAGCACCCGGTGTTCGGTGACGGACGGGAGCCTCCGCTTGGAGGTGTCTTGGCAGGTCCACCTCCGCCCCAGTTTCTGGCGCCACCGTTGAATCTCATCCGGCCACCCGGGTTTTTCCCCCTGAATCCGGCGCTGCGCTTTAACGGTGGTCCACCAGGCTTGGTGCCACcgatgccgccaccgccgagtccactgccgggtggtggtccgccacccggccaccgaccgccaccggcgcccgGACTGCTTGGCTTCGGTGCTGCAGCTGCGGCCCCTCCCGTGACGATTCTAGTCCCGTATCCGATCatcgtgccggtgccgctaCCCATTCCCATACCGATACCTGTGATAGACTTCCTGAAAGCCGCGCTACCGCCATCCGACGACGCGAAGGCGTCACAGCATGTAGAGACCGTGGCCCCGCAgaaggaaccggaaaccggcgaGGACACCGTGGTGGACTCCGATGGTCCGCTCGACTTTACCGTGACGGGCGTCGGAAAGGGTCAGGACGAACGAAGGACCCTTCCCGATGCAGGTGCAGCGTTGTTattggaaccggaaccggcgacgatcgaaacggaaccccGTTCCGATCCGGTGTTTCCCAGGTTTAAGCGCCTGGAGATGGTGCGACAGGATTCCGAGGGCAGCTCGGCGGAACGAACagtgacgacggtggtggcaccgccaccggaaccggctgtcaacgacgacgaggaggaagacATGGAACGGGAGCGTAAGGAACTGGTGGAGCGTAGCCGTCCGTTGCGGAAGCGAAAAAGGCTCGTGGTGCAGCAACATTTGCAGATCGAACCGCCGCGATCCCAACAACAGCCCGGTGACCCGCTGCTGATGGGTGACGGCGGCGTGGAGCAGGTTCCGGCCGAAGAGCAGTAG